The genomic DNA GGTACGATTTCCtatcatttctttatttCGTTTCTTCTTATATAGGCTTCGTAAGACTTGTATGACAAGTTTGAAGTTTGACGTAGTAAGGTTTTAGTTATATTTGAGCAAGAACTTTAGTGAAGGTTTATTGCGTTGGACTCGGTGATTGACAACTAAGATAAGCCAGAACAGAGAGAGTAAAGATGGAGAAACCGTTTGATCCGACAATCCCTTTGCTGCTACCGCACGAGACGATGTACAAGATCCAGATAGGAAGCAAATTGTTTGAAATAAGCGGTGCTTCGTTGAGCTCTGATGGACCCAGTTATTTCACGGAGTGTTTCAGCCTGAAACACCAGCAGCGTCAGCGCAACGAGGAAAATTCACAGTACGAAAATGACTATGGTGGCAGCAAGTCTCCATCTGCGACGCTGGGAAGCTCAACCAGTAACAAGGTGTTGTTCATCGATAGATCTGCTGACATTTTTGAACTTATTTATCGACATTTGCAAGGCTACTTTGTTGATATTAAGGATGAGGTGCAGTTTACCATGCTGTATTCGGATGCCATGTACTACAACTTGCCTCGTTTGAGATGTATGCTTAAGGAATACGAGTATTACTTTGCAAATATCAGTGGTAAAACTTTCAAGATAGCCAAGAGCTTGTTCAGCAGAAATGGGGATTCACCAAATTATTTTTCCATGACATCCGGAGCAATGTATGCAGATACCGAAAATCTGTTCttgacaaaaaaactgATACGACCACCGCCACAGTCAGCACCATACATTTCAAGATCTGCTCCATTTTTCTCGGATATTTTACAACTATTGGGAGGTGCAGAACTTCATATGGATGATAAAAAACGTGAATCCTTGATCAAAGAGTGCAGATACTATcgatttttgaatttagaACAAAGGCTGATTAACTGTCACATTACTTACAATCCTTTGACGAACCGCGAGGACATTTCTTTGTCATTGCATGACATCAATAGAAAAAAACTAGCTTTTCCAGTCGATAGACAAGCAAAATGTTCTACTGTGTCGTCCACTAACGAAAATTCCCGTGAAAGTACGGTGTGCCGCatagaagaaaatgattGTGGAGGTGCCAACGATTCAGATACAAATTCGAATTCAGAACCTTcactgaagaaaataaaaatcGAACCCAAAGATTCTAGTAGAAAAGAACATATTTGGAGGATTTGTACTTACAAGAGACCTTATCTGGATGAATTTGCACGCGATTTAGCGTTCCAAATTAATT from Zygotorulaspora mrakii chromosome 7, complete sequence includes the following:
- a CDS encoding uncharacterized protein (similar to Saccharomyces cerevisiae YDR132C and YLR108C; ancestral locus Anc_8.299) gives rise to the protein MEKPFDPTIPLLLPHETMYKIQIGSKLFEISGASLSSDGPSYFTECFSLKHQQRQRNEENSQYENDYGGSKSPSATLGSSTSNKVLFIDRSADIFELIYRHLQGYFVDIKDEVQFTMLYSDAMYYNLPRLRCMLKEYEYYFANISGKTFKIAKSLFSRNGDSPNYFSMTSGAMYADTENLFLTKKLIRPPPQSAPYISRSAPFFSDILQLLGGAELHMDDKKRESLIKECRYYRFLNLEQRLINCHITYNPLTNREDISLSLHDINRKKLAFPVDRQAKCSTVSSTNENSRESTVCRIEENDCGGANDSDTNSNSEPSLKKIKIEPKDSSRKEHIWRICTYKRPYLDEFARDLAFQINSMEVTLILNKKNKTIHVALMNQTAHQFESVFSPALQQLSISLAKLKITLPPSDDSQKRISYLVLPACISICDLTVNGANCPNLGSIVSDGSGKEQVIDFTNIPNISYCSGKKLHLSKSLWRLGANNGQVMMIALKARAFSGTKEYAKLMDFL